The genomic stretch tgACTTTCATGTTCCCCAGATGATGAATCATAATGACTTGATCACGTAACTTTTTTTCTAGCGGCATCATCGGGTCAAAAGTTTAATCCATCCAATCCTTTGCTTCATGACCAAAAACCTTcagaactaatgacattcccatcagcctcagctgtactgtgtgtttgtttgtttgtttattaagaTGGACGTGGACAGTGGACGATGATCCAGATCCACCAGTAGAAATGAATTCAAAAGCTAAAGAGACAAAGACATTGAGACTCTTCCAATCATCTGATAGTATCCTCTGTTCTTACTGTAGGCACAGCTATGTTGGGCGTCCTCGTCCTCCTGTCCCTCACCTCCCCGGTGGCCCTGGTGCCTCCTCCGGGTGCTCCCCCTGTCCCCTGCCGGCGCTGCTGTGATCACTTGgagccagcagagggcagcgGAGCCGAGCCTCTCACAGGAGGGGTCAGCCAGGTGCCAGAGGTTCGCACCTACATCAACATGACCATCCTCAAAGGTATACTATGTCTATGTCATGCCACTTAGCAGCATTTACAGACCCCCCAAATACATGTCCACTTTGTCTCTTGGTTGATGCAGTTTGTCCACCCTAAATGGCTAAATCTTAGTTGTCTTATGCTGTTTTAAAAGTTCACACATGCTGATTGGCAGACAGAGGTTTTAGAAGATTTCAGAGTatactgcagtttttttttaaatcatgctaACAAATGGAATATTTTGGAGCAACATGGACTTTCAAAACCTCGGGGTTCACTTTATGAGATGGAAAAAATCTAGGAAGGAATCTTGTTTGTTAAACGAGCTCCCACAGATTTCCTTTAAGTGGAATTTAGTACCATTTGCAggaaacttaaaggaacagtgtgtaacattaaggggatctaatggcagaaatggaatataatattaataagtattagggctgtcagagttaacgagataataaggtgttaatgcaaattcgttttaacggcactaatttctttgacgcataaacgcaacttacgatttctagattgtagcgggctctgttttaaagctagagtgaagatactggtgtcatatgaaactagaaaacctgagtaatccattggtaccaggtaggaaaaactgtcatggccattttcaaaggggtcccttgacctctgacctcaagatatgtgaatgaaaatgggttctatgggtacccacgagtctcccctttacagacatgcccactttatgataatcacatgcagtttggggcaagtcatagtcaagtcagcacactgacacactgacagctgttgttgcctgttgggctgcagtttgccatgttatgatatgagcatatagtttatgctaaatgcagtacctgtgagggtttctggacaatatttgtcattgttttgtgttgttaattgatttccaatattaaataaatacatacatttgcataaagcagcatatttgtccactcccatgttgataagagtataagatacctgacaaatctcccttctgggtacattttgaacagaaaaaaatttgctattaatttgcgattaatccgactaactatggacaatcatgcgattaaatattttaatcgactgacagccctaaaaagtatgttttcttaagtgtataatcacctgaaaataagaatggttgtgttttcgttaccttagaatgagccgtttatatctacatagggagcgggtaaCGGGCAAAccacactggctctagatagggccattcgctTTTTCacatagttctccaacacgcttggcacgcAGGAGAAGCTTaacttggttgcaatctgcaacctcaccattagatgccgccagatcctacacactgcacctttaaagcacTCAGCTCCTTTTcaagacatacagtatttatgaaGCCACTGGTCACTGGACAGCTGAACCAAAAGCAACTCCACACCAGGTCCAGAGTTTTATTGACAGAAAGCTCCAGCCTTCATACCTCAGTATCCAACACGTTACCCCAAAACATATCAATAATTATCTTGACTGAACCAATGAAGGAAATTTCTTACAGACTAATATCCCTCTCTGCAGGTGACAAAGGAGAACGTGGCGACAGAGGAACACCAGGTAAAGCTGGACAAGAAGGCCCTTCAGGCTCCAGAGGTCCCGCGGGCTCAAAAGGCACTAAGGGCCAGGCAGGCCTCCCAGGAGACCCCTGTAAAGTCCAGTACTCTGCCTTCTCCGTCGGGCGACGCAAATCCCTCCACAGCCTGGAGTCCTACCAGGGGCTCGTGTTCGACACGGTCTTCGTCAACCTCGACGACCACTTCAACATGTTCGACGGGAAATTCCTCTGCCACGTCCCGGGGATCTACTTCTTCAACGTCAACATCCACACGTGGAACTTCAAGGAGACGTATCTGCACCTCATGCTCAACGACACCGAGCAGGCCATCGTGTACGCCCAGCCCAGCGACCGCTCCATCATGCAGAGTCAGAGCCTGATGCTGGAGCTGGGGCTGAAGGACGAGGTGTGGGTCCGCCTGTacaagagggagagggagaacgCAATCTACAGCGACGATGTGGATGTCTATATCACTTTCAATGGATACCTCATCAAAGGAAGCGCGGAGGGAAACTGAACGAGAGAGGCCGAGGATGAGACTGTTGAGCTCAGCTGGATGGAAAGCAAACGAATTGAACATGACATGGCAGCAGAATGCAACCCACTGTAATAtagtcctcctcttccttttatATTCGGTGCTCCGCGGTGGTGCTAGAATCAAAATGGTTGCCAGAGAATGAGCAATACCTCTCTGAGAAAATGTGAAGGAATAAACTGAATACGCTCCATCATCACCCTAATAGAAAATTGTCAGAATTATGAAAGCAGGTTCATTCTCTTTATGCTGCAGATATCACAACAACATACACAGTTTCAGTAAAGGTGTCgtccaacattttgggaaatataataatttgttttcttgccaagagttagaagAGGAGATTGATGCCACTCTCGCCTCTGTATGGTACATTTGTAGCTGGAACCAGCAgccaaaaaaaagacataatttGTCATGCATAATTTGTAATCTGTTTACTTTCAGTGACAGAAAATTTTAAAATTGAAAGATGTcttatatttagtatttttcaCTCTGTAATGAAGAAACTAAACAGttgtttatgttttaatatatGGTAAGAAAACTGCACTTTTGTACGTGGTGCTAAAACACGGTGCTTAGTGAACTTTTGTTTTGGAGTTTGTGAAACTGCAGGAAGCATAATGTTCTCTCCAAATAAGATTCAATGTTTTGGATTAACTGATATTTTATTGACTGAATTATTTTTACGTTTAAAGTTGAAAACTTGAAAGTTTGCCAGCCAGAAGGTGCTGATTACCCCCCCAcccatctctccctccctttttaTTATAATACCATCATGTCAAATTTACATGATGATATATTCACTTTACATTATGAAGATAAACTTTGCATTGTACATAAACTGGAGGCTCAACTGCAAAATAAAGCAGTAATAGGTAATCtgttaataatattaaatacacTCATGTCAACTGTGAAACAATTACCTGCAATTAAAACAGACATCATTAGCAGTGGTACTAACATAACTATAAAATCCATTATTGATACATCAGTATAATCTGCATAAATGCCTGTTTACGATTGTACTAACATGATCATTAATACCATTATTGATACTACAAAAGAACAATAATCTGTATAAATATGACGTTACATTTTCTAACTGTGACCACAACAGAACAATTAACATGATCATTTCATGGTATTTCTGTTTGTATAAATATAACAAGCAAAAACTGAtggctgtgtttctgtttatttaaaggCTTATATTGTTGTTAACATCATAATTGATAATCCTAAA from Sebastes fasciatus isolate fSebFas1 chromosome 13, fSebFas1.pri, whole genome shotgun sequence encodes the following:
- the c1qtnf6a gene encoding complement C1q tumor necrosis factor-related protein 1 isoform X2; translated protein: MLGVLVLLSLTSPVALVPPPGAPPVPCRRCCDHLEPAEGSGAEPLTGGVSQVPEVRTYINMTILKGDKGERGDRGTPGKAGQEGPSGSRGPAGSKGTKGQAGLPGDPCKVQYSAFSVGRRKSLHSLESYQGLVFDTVFVNLDDHFNMFDGKFLCHVPGIYFFNVNIHTWNFKETYLHLMLNDTEQAIVYAQPSDRSIMQSQSLMLELGLKDEVWVRLYKRERENAIYSDDVDVYITFNGYLIKGSAEGN
- the c1qtnf6a gene encoding complement C1q tumor necrosis factor-related protein 1 isoform X1, encoding MTTPSLEWLFSALLHLWGTAMLGVLVLLSLTSPVALVPPPGAPPVPCRRCCDHLEPAEGSGAEPLTGGVSQVPEVRTYINMTILKGDKGERGDRGTPGKAGQEGPSGSRGPAGSKGTKGQAGLPGDPCKVQYSAFSVGRRKSLHSLESYQGLVFDTVFVNLDDHFNMFDGKFLCHVPGIYFFNVNIHTWNFKETYLHLMLNDTEQAIVYAQPSDRSIMQSQSLMLELGLKDEVWVRLYKRERENAIYSDDVDVYITFNGYLIKGSAEGN